The Chroogloeocystis siderophila 5.2 s.c.1 genome includes the window CGAGCTTCGTCTCCCAAAAGCTAGGTGAGTTTGACCGACTTTTGCAAGAGACCTAATCTACTCGTACAAGTAAACTGTACTTTGCTAGGTCACTTCACTATCTAAAAATAGTTTTTACCTATTCGCGAACTATGTTTAACCTGCTCTTAATCCTGTCCAACGTCTGGAGTGTTAAAGATCAAGGCGTAGGCAGAAAATGAGAGTGAGTTCATGTCCATTCGACGCCCCGATATTGTTCTTTTAGTCCTCGATACTCAGCGGAGCGATCGCCTTTCGTGCTACGGGTATGCCAAAGAAACCTCTCCCAATTTAGATGCGTTTGCTGCCAGCGCAACTCTATTTAGAAATGCAGTTTCGGCAGCGCAATGGACAGTTCCTTCCCACGCTTCTATGTTTACGGGATTATATCCTTCAGCACATCAGGTCTTGCAATCATATTCAGTATTGCCCAGTAACATTACAACTTTGGCAAAACGGTTGAGCGCTAATGGTTATTACACTGCTGGATTTTGCAACAATCCGCTGGTGGGGGTGATCAACAATGGCTTGCGGCGAGGATTCTATAGCTTTTTGAACTACAGTGGCTTACTCACCTCACGACCCAATCAAGCCGGATTTTCGCCACAACTGCTTGACCGTTACCGTCAGTCGTTTAAGCGGTTGCTAGCTGGAGCCTTAAACTGGGTGCAAGATTCCTTTGCGCGCTCGGAATTGCTGCTGGCATTTTCGTTTACACCCTTGATGGTGCCCCTGTGGCAAACGGCACTCAGCTTCAAGGGCAATACCTTAAAATCACTAGATGATGCAGCGCAATTACTGATTGATCGTCGGGGAATAGGTAACGAGCAGCCAATTTTTACATTTATTAATCTTATGGGTACTCACATGCCTTACCATCCTCCACGCTTGTATGTTGAGCGGTTTGCGCCCCACGTACTGCAAGACAAAGCAGCGCAGCATTACTTGCAACGATTTAATGGCGATATTTATGGCTGGTTAGCTCCCTTAGCCGATGCATTAGATGAGCGGCAGAAAATGACATTAGATGGGATGTATGATGCTGAAGTTGCCTATCAGGATCACCAAATTGGCGTGTTTTTGCAGAAGTTGCAGGAAAATGGTGTACTGAATAATACGTTGATGATTATCTGCTCCGACCATGGAGAACATTTAGGCGAAAAACACTTTGTTGGACATTCGATTTCGCTCTACAATGAACTCGTGCAAGTGCCCTTGATTATCCGCGATCCCACGGGTGCATTCCCTGTGGGAGCAATTCGTGAAGATGTCGTTTCAACCCGCTGTTTATTCCATACTGTATTGGCGGCTGCAGGAGTGGCAAGTGAAATAGAAGAACCACTGTCGTTAGCGCATTCCTCTGCGAGTAGCGATCGCCAAGTGTTTGCCGAAGCCATTCCTCCACAAAATGTTGTGAATCTACTCTACAAACGTCAACCAGAATTAGTGCTGTCCTATGCTTGCGATCAACCTAGACGTGCGGTGTGGATTGGCAATCACAAGTTGATTGAAACAGGAGGCGACCGCCTGGAATTGTATGATGTGCGCAATGACCCGCAAGAAAGTTTGAATCTCACAGACATCTTTCCTGAAAACGTTGAGTTTTTGCAGGAATGTTTGCAACTATTTGCTGCGAATAGAGAAGCAATTGCCACCTCTGAACGCGCTCATAGTTACAACGATTCAGAATTGCAAAGAAGATTGCGTAATTTAGGCTATTTAGAAGATTAATCTTCATTTATTTAGTTTATTCATGCTCTATGTACCCCCCTGTTGACCCCATCATTGTCCAAATCGGACCTTTAGCCTTACGGTGGTATGGACTATTGATAGTAGTCGCTATTATCGTCGGAGTTACAGTTGCCAGTCGCGAAGTGGAAAGGCGCGGACAAAAAAGCGATGATTTTTGGGACATGACGATCTGGGTTTTGATTCCAGCATTTATTGGTGCCCGCTTATATTACGTGTTCGTGCAGTCACCGCGTGGGGAGAATGGGTTGGGTAGCTTTTTGCAAAATCCAGTGATGATTCTGCAAATTTGGCAGGGTGGTATTCACATTTTTGGAGCATTTATTTTCGGAGCGATTGCTCTTTGGATATATACTCGCATCAAACGCTTACCCCTGCTTATCTTTATGGATGCGATCGCATTAAGCCTACCTCTAGCACAAGCGATTGGTCGTTGGGGTAATTTCATCAATCAAGAACTGTACGGACCGCCCACTAACTTACCATGGGGATTACACATCGATCCGAATCATCGTATTGGTCCTTATCAAGACTTAACTACCTATCCAGAGACAACTCGTTTTCATCCCTTATTTCTGTATGAGTCGTTGTGGAATTTTGTTGGCTTCGGACTGATTTTTTGGATTTCTCGCCGCTTTAGTAGGCAGTTACGTGATGGTGACATTACGCTGCTGTACTTAATTTGGTATCCTACTGGGCGATTCTTTATCGAGTTCTTGAGAACCGATTCCTGGTTTTTTACAGGGACTCCGTTTAATGTGGTGCATATTTTGTGTTTTATTGCGGTTGTAGGTTCCGCAATCATCCTTTACCGTCGTCATGGCTCTGGACAAAGTTCCTATTCAGGCACATCATAATCAATTGCACGCAGTCCACATTTAGTTTCAAGCGCATGTCACCTAGATCTTCGCCCCGCCTGCTGATCGTTGGATTAGATTGCATGGAGCCATCTTTGGTGTTTGAGCAATGGCGCGATAATCTTCCCAATTTCTCACGTTTAATGGCACAGGGCAGTTACGGACGGTTAGAGAGCAGCATTCCTGCCATTACCGTGCCTGCTTGGAGTTGCATGATGAGTGGACGCGACCCTGGTGAATTGGGCATTTATGGCTTTCGCAATCGCTCCAGTCGAGGATATCAAAAAATGGCGATCGCCGATGGTCGTGCTGTTAAGGTTCCCCGTCTGTGGGATCTGCTGGGCGACGCAGGCTGGAAGGTAGCAGTCATCAGCGTTCCAGGAACTTCACCCCCCTATCCGGTCAAGGGACAATTAGTATCCTGCTTTCTGACGCCTAATCGCAGCGTGCCTCATACCTATCCTCCTGAATTAGCAAACCAAATTAGCCAATGGATGCCTGACTTTATACTTGACGTACCTGACTTTCGATCTGATGAGAAAGACCGCATTCTGCAAGATATTTATACTCTGTGCGACCAGCGGTTCACCCTGGCAACCAAACTATTAAAACAAGAAGCACCAGATTTTTTGATGGTCGTGGATATGGGTGTTGATCGCATTCACCATTGTTTCTGGAAGTCAATGGATTCAAGTCATCCCCAATATAAGCCTAACTCGCCCTATAAAAATGCTATTCGTGACTATTACGTTTATGTTGATCGGCATGTGGGTGAATTACTGAAGATTTGTGGCAATCAAACCGCAATCCTCATTGTATCGGATCATGGAGCGCGTCCGTTGATCGGAGGTATTTGCCTGAATGAATGGTTGATAGCCGAAGGATATCTTGTCTTGAAAGAAGCACCTGATGTTCCTACTTCCTTAGACGAGGTTGAAGTTGATTGGAGCCGCACCAAAGCTTGGGGAGCAGGAGGATACTACGGTCGTGTCTTTTTAAATGTGCAGGGACGAGAACCACAAGGCGTAATTCCCCTGGCAGACTATGAGCAGGAGCGATCGCATCTTGCCAAAAAGCTAGCTGCTATCACTGCTCCTGACGGGCAACCTCTCAATACTCGTGCGTTTAAGCCTCAACAGATTTATCAAAAAGTGCGAGGAATTGCTCCTGATTTAATCGTCTACTTTGACGAGTTAGCTTGGCGCTCGGTAGGTACTGTGGGCAGCAACTCACTCTATACCTCTAAGAACGATACCGGACCTGATGACGCCAACCATGCTCAATACGGACTAATGATTTTCTACGACTCTCAACAACCTGCGCAGGGAAAAGTTATTGACAATGCTCAGATTTATGACATCTTGCCTACGCTACTGCATCGCTATCAGCTCGTACCACCACCCAACCTCCGAGGCAAGGTGTTGCCAATTTGAAGCTATTCTCGCAGGCTAACAACTCAAACTAACAGGCAAAGAGCTTCTCTAACCTTGTGTCCGATGCATCAGCCGTTGTCGCCAAAATGGCAGAAGAAGCGCTCTGCTGCCATGATGTCTTAACCTGGCAGCTACTTGACTCAGTTACTGTCTTCTAGCTTCTTGCAAGCACTACGGCTTTAATAAGCGCGAATTGCTAAGGTGCCAAATACAGCAGGAACTGGTTATTGGTTACTATATAGCAACTAGCCGTCATTACCTATCACCTGACGTAAAAATATGCGCTCATTGCACTGTTGATGCCCCTAGAGGGCATTGCAAATCTTCTGGAAAACTTATGTGATAAATGATTGAGAGTCAAATTGTGTTAAGTTTATCAAATAATGAGGATACAGCTGTTGAGTTTAGCAGGGCTGTTGATTTTAGCCCCAGGGATAATATTTGGGTGCGCTGCGGAGCAAACTCCAGGTGAACCTCAAGCGCAAGTGCAATCACCAACTCAGTCGCCATCACCGCAGCAACCAGTAGGAACACTCCAAGTTCGCGCGAATGGTGAAGAAAGAGCTAGAGAAGGCTTAGTCAGTAAAGATGGGTGGAGAATAACATTTGATAATGTGTACGCTACCATAGCAAACGTTACTGCATATCAAAGTCAACCACCGTTTAATCCGGAACAAGGAGGAGAGATTCAAGCGCAAGAGAAAGTCGTCGTGCTTGACCAAGCGACAACTGTAGATTTGGCGCAACCTGGTAGTGACGGTCAAGATTCAGTTTTAGTCGCAGAAGCATCGAATGTACCTATTGGTCAATATAATGCACTCTCGTGGCAAATGACTCCGGCGACCGAAGGTCCGGCGCAAGGTCAAACTATAGTGATGAGTGGTACAGCCGAGAAAGCAGGGCAAACAGTTAACTTTGTCTTAAATATAGATAGAGAATTTGAATATATTTGTGGAGAGTACGTTGGTGATGCACGTAAAGGAATCGTTCAAGCAGGTGGAAGTGCTGATTTAGAAGCAACCTTTCACTTAGACCACTTATTTGGGGATGGCGAAGCTAATCCAGACGATTCGATTAACCAGGGTGCATTGGGTTTTGATCCTATAGCGGCTTTAGCGCAAAATGGTAAGGCGCAAGTCAATATGGCGCAGTTGCAGTCACAATCTCCACAAGTTTACCAGCAACTACAAGAAATTTTGCCATCGCTTGGACACGTTGGCGAAGGTCATTGCCGAGAAGCTAAAACTCAGACTACCGGCTAACGTCTGTATCAATACCAATCAGGGAGAGTGTTTTCTCCCTCGTTACTGATTCATAAGTTAATTACTTTAGCAACTATTGATATAAGTTCGATAAATCTAGATTATGAATTTTAAGTGGAAAATAATCATTCCTTTTGCTTTTCTTTCTGTTTTTGGCTCATCAGCTAGCGCGATCGCACACGGTGTGCGAATGCAAGCACGAGAAACGCAAGCAATTGAGGTAAATGCAGAATATGACACAGGCGAACCAATGGCACAAGCCCAAGTGACAGTTTACGCGCCTAACGATCCTGCGACTCCTTGGTTAGAAGGTACAACCGACAAAAATGGAAACTTCATATTTACACCAGACTCCTCGCAGCCTGGCAATTGGTCAGTCCAAGTACGCCAAGCAGGTCATGGCAGTATTGTCAATATTCCTGTAGAAGGTAATCAAGCGCCAA containing:
- the lgt gene encoding prolipoprotein diacylglyceryl transferase codes for the protein MYPPVDPIIVQIGPLALRWYGLLIVVAIIVGVTVASREVERRGQKSDDFWDMTIWVLIPAFIGARLYYVFVQSPRGENGLGSFLQNPVMILQIWQGGIHIFGAFIFGAIALWIYTRIKRLPLLIFMDAIALSLPLAQAIGRWGNFINQELYGPPTNLPWGLHIDPNHRIGPYQDLTTYPETTRFHPLFLYESLWNFVGFGLIFWISRRFSRQLRDGDITLLYLIWYPTGRFFIEFLRTDSWFFTGTPFNVVHILCFIAVVGSAIILYRRHGSGQSSYSGTS
- a CDS encoding alkaline phosphatase family protein, which encodes MSPRSSPRLLIVGLDCMEPSLVFEQWRDNLPNFSRLMAQGSYGRLESSIPAITVPAWSCMMSGRDPGELGIYGFRNRSSRGYQKMAIADGRAVKVPRLWDLLGDAGWKVAVISVPGTSPPYPVKGQLVSCFLTPNRSVPHTYPPELANQISQWMPDFILDVPDFRSDEKDRILQDIYTLCDQRFTLATKLLKQEAPDFLMVVDMGVDRIHHCFWKSMDSSHPQYKPNSPYKNAIRDYYVYVDRHVGELLKICGNQTAILIVSDHGARPLIGGICLNEWLIAEGYLVLKEAPDVPTSLDEVEVDWSRTKAWGAGGYYGRVFLNVQGREPQGVIPLADYEQERSHLAKKLAAITAPDGQPLNTRAFKPQQIYQKVRGIAPDLIVYFDELAWRSVGTVGSNSLYTSKNDTGPDDANHAQYGLMIFYDSQQPAQGKVIDNAQIYDILPTLLHRYQLVPPPNLRGKVLPI
- a CDS encoding sulfatase; its protein translation is MSIRRPDIVLLVLDTQRSDRLSCYGYAKETSPNLDAFAASATLFRNAVSAAQWTVPSHASMFTGLYPSAHQVLQSYSVLPSNITTLAKRLSANGYYTAGFCNNPLVGVINNGLRRGFYSFLNYSGLLTSRPNQAGFSPQLLDRYRQSFKRLLAGALNWVQDSFARSELLLAFSFTPLMVPLWQTALSFKGNTLKSLDDAAQLLIDRRGIGNEQPIFTFINLMGTHMPYHPPRLYVERFAPHVLQDKAAQHYLQRFNGDIYGWLAPLADALDERQKMTLDGMYDAEVAYQDHQIGVFLQKLQENGVLNNTLMIICSDHGEHLGEKHFVGHSISLYNELVQVPLIIRDPTGAFPVGAIREDVVSTRCLFHTVLAAAGVASEIEEPLSLAHSSASSDRQVFAEAIPPQNVVNLLYKRQPELVLSYACDQPRRAVWIGNHKLIETGGDRLELYDVRNDPQESLNLTDIFPENVEFLQECLQLFAANREAIATSERAHSYNDSELQRRLRNLGYLED
- a CDS encoding DUF4382 domain-containing protein; this encodes MRIQLLSLAGLLILAPGIIFGCAAEQTPGEPQAQVQSPTQSPSPQQPVGTLQVRANGEERAREGLVSKDGWRITFDNVYATIANVTAYQSQPPFNPEQGGEIQAQEKVVVLDQATTVDLAQPGSDGQDSVLVAEASNVPIGQYNALSWQMTPATEGPAQGQTIVMSGTAEKAGQTVNFVLNIDREFEYICGEYVGDARKGIVQAGGSADLEATFHLDHLFGDGEANPDDSINQGALGFDPIAALAQNGKAQVNMAQLQSQSPQVYQQLQEILPSLGHVGEGHCREAKTQTTG
- a CDS encoding carboxypeptidase-like regulatory domain-containing protein; its protein translation is MNFKWKIIIPFAFLSVFGSSASAIAHGVRMQARETQAIEVNAEYDTGEPMAQAQVTVYAPNDPATPWLEGTTDKNGNFIFTPDSSQPGNWSVQVRQAGHGSIVNIPVEGNQAPTEGNGTAVPATNTPRIASSESANFTPLQLILMGAAGVWGFIGTALFFMRGNKSNSELRRSESQNG